From a single Verrucomicrobiales bacterium genomic region:
- a CDS encoding sugar phosphate isomerase/epimerase — protein MKNTVSTFVALLLLITASWSRAASSDADIQLGIQTWTLRQLNFDQVVEFAVKHGVKTLQLIPNHIDPYAPLAEIQRKKAILDKNGLKAYTFGVAGTSLDREKNRQLFVFAKEMGMKLIIVEPSDFKIFDNLEELAKEFDIRVAIHNHGIRSMYGNPAVVKNVIKHRDSRIGVCLDVGWITAAGFDAAKVFREYEGRVYDIHLKDKKVEAALGDTVSTDTHIGEGSANYKGLIAELKKSGWKGVMAVETDSQAFALNPAEFVDKAKTFFVGNVGVVH, from the coding sequence ATGAAAAACACCGTTAGCACCTTCGTTGCCCTGCTCCTGCTGATCACTGCCTCTTGGTCTCGAGCTGCTAGCTCGGATGCCGACATCCAGCTGGGGATTCAAACCTGGACCCTCCGTCAGCTGAACTTCGACCAGGTGGTCGAGTTTGCCGTGAAGCACGGCGTAAAGACCCTTCAGCTCATCCCGAACCACATCGATCCCTACGCGCCTCTCGCCGAGATCCAGCGCAAGAAGGCGATTCTCGACAAGAACGGGCTCAAGGCGTACACCTTTGGCGTCGCGGGAACGTCGCTGGACCGGGAGAAGAACCGGCAATTGTTTGTCTTCGCCAAGGAGATGGGCATGAAGCTGATCATCGTCGAACCAAGCGACTTCAAGATTTTCGACAACCTGGAGGAGTTGGCCAAGGAATTCGATATCCGGGTCGCCATTCACAATCACGGGATCCGTTCGATGTATGGGAATCCCGCGGTCGTCAAAAATGTGATCAAGCATCGGGATTCCCGCATTGGAGTTTGCCTGGATGTGGGATGGATCACCGCGGCCGGCTTCGACGCCGCTAAAGTGTTTCGGGAGTATGAAGGCCGCGTGTATGACATCCATTTGAAGGACAAGAAAGTTGAGGCCGCTTTGGGAGACACGGTTTCCACAGACACTCACATCGGTGAAGGCAGCGCCAACTACAAGGGACTCATCGCCGAGCTCAAGAAGTCCGGATGGAAAGGTGTGATGGCGGTCGAGACCGACAGCCAGGCTTTTGCACTGAACCCGGCGGAGTTTGTCGACAAAGCCAAAACCTTTTTTGTCGGAAACGTCGGTGTCGTCCATTAA
- a CDS encoding transposase, which produces MKTQKGRENYKPRQQTVEPVFGIIKSVLGFRRFMLRGLGKVKLEWTLVSTAYDLKRLHRMVGAI; this is translated from the coding sequence ATGAAGACTCAGAAGGGGCGGGAGAATTACAAGCCGAGGCAGCAGACGGTGGAGCCGGTGTTTGGAATCATCAAAAGTGTGCTGGGGTTTCGGAGGTTCATGCTGCGTGGGTTAGGTAAAGTGAAGCTGGAGTGGACCCTGGTAAGCACGGCCTACGACCTTAAGAGACTGCACCGGATGGTGGGGGCGATCTGA
- a CDS encoding sigma-70 family RNA polymerase sigma factor, with amino-acid sequence MKSNSRINSRKGRSPRSMLPPPPPRQMRKNAQGSSTRKAVSPLEITGSRPIQSVVTEPAQEAVATKAPEGPVSTYSNTGRDAYELYLREIGQTPLLTAEEETALARRVQAGDEEAREHMIKANLRLVVKIAREYEGFGVPLLDMISEGNMGLIKGVERFDPDKGAKLSTYAAWWIKQNIRRALANQSKTIRLPAHVVEKRVQIRAVETRLQELLGRMPNDAEVAEELGLEAGWVRHYRQALVSPSSLDAPLNGDDESNRLADVVADPTATTPFEDARLQADNAMVNEVLDTLNDREREILALRFGLGGDEERTLEEIGDKFGLTRERIRQIQERALHKMRVRIEEREMPMLSA; translated from the coding sequence ATGAAATCTAACTCGCGGATCAACAGTCGGAAAGGCAGGTCGCCGCGGTCCATGCTCCCTCCGCCGCCGCCTCGGCAGATGCGGAAGAACGCGCAGGGCTCTTCAACGCGAAAGGCTGTGTCCCCACTGGAGATCACAGGCTCCCGGCCGATTCAGTCAGTGGTGACGGAACCAGCCCAGGAAGCCGTCGCAACCAAGGCTCCCGAAGGCCCAGTTTCCACTTATTCGAACACGGGGCGTGATGCTTACGAACTTTACCTGCGCGAAATCGGTCAGACGCCGCTCCTGACAGCTGAGGAGGAGACCGCCTTGGCGCGACGTGTCCAAGCCGGCGATGAGGAGGCTCGCGAGCATATGATCAAAGCCAACCTCCGGCTCGTGGTGAAGATTGCCCGAGAATACGAGGGCTTCGGAGTGCCTTTGCTCGACATGATCAGCGAGGGCAACATGGGGCTGATTAAGGGTGTCGAACGGTTTGATCCCGATAAAGGAGCCAAGTTGTCGACCTACGCGGCCTGGTGGATCAAACAGAACATCCGGCGTGCGCTAGCGAACCAATCCAAGACCATTCGCCTGCCAGCCCACGTCGTCGAGAAGAGGGTCCAAATCCGGGCCGTCGAAACCCGCCTTCAAGAGCTGCTTGGCCGCATGCCCAATGATGCCGAAGTGGCGGAAGAGTTGGGCCTCGAGGCCGGTTGGGTCCGTCACTATCGACAAGCCTTGGTGTCCCCCAGCTCTCTGGACGCACCCCTCAATGGGGATGATGAATCGAATCGGCTGGCAGATGTGGTCGCGGATCCCACCGCTACCACTCCGTTCGAGGATGCCCGGCTGCAGGCGGACAATGCCATGGTCAACGAAGTGCTCGATACTCTTAATGACCGCGAACGCGAAATCCTCGCGCTCCGCTTCGGCTTAGGCGGCGACGAGGAGCGAACCCTTGAGGAGATCGGCGACAAGTTCGGGCTCACGCGCGAGCGCATTCGCCAGATCCAAGAACGCGCCCTGCACAAGATGCGCGTGCGCATCGAGGAGCGTGAAATGCCGATGCTGTCCGCCTAG
- the msrP gene encoding protein-methionine-sulfoxide reductase catalytic subunit MsrP has product MAHIVRRPEWYQPGLRITPESCFFNRRHFLKQLGFSSVGLMGAGPWLQGAETTGGAKPSYPFPRNKDFSPDWTLTNEDVAGSYNNFYEFSLDKEAVKHLTSKFVTSPWSIEITGLCDHPMTVNLEEWISKNPLEERVYRFRCVEAWAMIVPWTGFPLAKLIEQAKPKSEAKFVRFETANRPEQFPGYTSPRTARYPWPYFEGLRMDEAMHPLTFMATGIYGKPMPKQHGAPVRLVVPWKYGYKSIKSIAKIEFVAAQPKTFWETLSAEEYPFESNVNPKVPHPRWSQATERMIDTGTRVRTQLYNGYGNLVSKLYPNA; this is encoded by the coding sequence ATGGCACACATCGTCCGCCGTCCCGAGTGGTATCAGCCCGGTCTGCGTATCACCCCCGAGTCCTGCTTCTTCAACCGGCGCCATTTTCTGAAACAGCTGGGGTTTTCCAGTGTCGGCCTGATGGGAGCCGGACCTTGGCTGCAGGGTGCAGAGACGACCGGAGGAGCCAAGCCCTCCTATCCCTTTCCCCGCAACAAGGATTTTAGCCCGGACTGGACGCTTACCAATGAGGACGTTGCCGGGTCCTATAATAATTTCTACGAGTTCTCCCTGGATAAGGAGGCGGTCAAGCACCTGACTTCCAAGTTTGTCACCAGCCCTTGGTCAATAGAGATCACCGGGCTTTGCGACCATCCCATGACGGTGAACTTGGAGGAGTGGATCAGCAAGAATCCCCTCGAGGAACGCGTCTACCGGTTCCGCTGTGTCGAGGCTTGGGCCATGATCGTCCCCTGGACCGGCTTCCCACTCGCGAAGTTGATCGAGCAGGCCAAGCCGAAGTCCGAAGCGAAGTTTGTTCGCTTCGAAACAGCTAACCGTCCAGAACAGTTTCCGGGCTACACAAGTCCTCGGACCGCACGTTATCCTTGGCCTTACTTCGAAGGACTGCGCATGGACGAGGCGATGCATCCGCTCACGTTTATGGCCACGGGGATCTACGGCAAGCCCATGCCCAAACAGCATGGAGCCCCGGTGCGACTGGTTGTGCCATGGAAGTATGGTTACAAGAGCATCAAGTCGATCGCCAAGATTGAGTTCGTCGCCGCCCAGCCCAAGACTTTCTGGGAAACGCTGAGCGCGGAGGAGTATCCTTTCGAATCGAATGTCAATCCCAAGGTGCCGCACCCTCGCTGGTCGCAGGCAACCGAACGGATGATTGATACCGGCACCCGGGTGCGGACTCAGCTCTACAATGGCTACGGCAATTTGGTCAGCAAACTCTACCCGAATGCCTAA
- a CDS encoding NAD(P)H-hydrate dehydratase, whose amino-acid sequence MPVPVLNVSQMRSWEQASWKAGRSQLEVIRRVGHLVAERAHKMLKKGDSVVALYGRGNNGQDVLQACRLFVDHEVHRIEAIHPGQALEQFNSICSLKPGLLLDGIFGTGLSRPLDPEFQRLIHAINESGIPVLSVDLPSGLDANTGEPAGAAVRAQVTLTLGAAKQGLLLARSWPYVGRLEVAPNIGLIDCPYASETQWIHAADFRSFPPQRPVGGHKGTFGHLAVVAGSVGYHGAAVLAARGAQRAQPGLITLFTPGGIYVPVAAQLQSVMVKPFDAPVSLPPRCSGILVGPGMEDPSLAPQWGPWIAEQWRTAGQAMVVDASALAWIPPGALSPDRSALRVITPHPGEAARLLGCSTEEIMNRRLEVVRELSSRFGGCWVVLKGYQTVIGRCEGLLSINSSGNPHLGQGGSGDVLAGWIAGLLSQPLLQQEVGRTLRYAVWRHGALADDLERSRPNWTIEDLVLWPTVTGIAPDPRPSVLPDILE is encoded by the coding sequence ATGCCCGTTCCGGTTCTGAACGTCAGTCAAATGCGATCTTGGGAGCAAGCGAGCTGGAAGGCTGGCCGCTCTCAGCTCGAAGTGATCCGCCGGGTGGGCCATCTGGTAGCCGAGCGGGCCCATAAGATGTTGAAAAAGGGCGATTCGGTGGTGGCTTTGTATGGACGCGGCAACAATGGGCAGGATGTGCTCCAAGCCTGCCGGCTCTTCGTAGACCATGAGGTTCATCGGATCGAGGCCATCCATCCGGGCCAGGCGCTGGAGCAGTTCAACTCGATTTGCTCCCTCAAACCGGGGTTGTTGTTGGATGGCATCTTCGGCACCGGATTGAGCCGTCCCCTCGATCCCGAGTTTCAGAGGCTCATCCACGCCATCAACGAGTCGGGCATTCCCGTGCTGTCTGTTGATCTGCCTTCGGGTTTGGATGCCAACACCGGCGAGCCGGCGGGTGCTGCGGTTCGAGCCCAAGTGACTCTCACTCTCGGAGCCGCTAAGCAGGGACTCTTGCTCGCTCGGTCATGGCCCTATGTCGGGAGGCTTGAGGTTGCCCCCAACATCGGGCTGATCGATTGTCCCTATGCGTCGGAAACTCAGTGGATACACGCTGCCGATTTTCGCTCGTTTCCACCGCAGCGCCCGGTTGGCGGCCATAAGGGAACTTTCGGTCATCTGGCGGTGGTGGCGGGAAGCGTGGGCTATCATGGAGCGGCGGTCTTGGCCGCGCGAGGTGCTCAGCGCGCTCAACCGGGTCTGATCACTTTGTTCACGCCTGGTGGGATTTACGTTCCCGTGGCCGCCCAACTGCAATCCGTCATGGTGAAACCTTTCGACGCCCCGGTTAGCTTGCCGCCGCGTTGCTCCGGAATTTTGGTGGGGCCGGGGATGGAAGATCCGTCGCTCGCCCCTCAGTGGGGCCCGTGGATCGCAGAACAATGGAGGACGGCAGGGCAGGCGATGGTGGTTGACGCGAGTGCGCTGGCTTGGATCCCGCCCGGAGCGCTTTCTCCCGACCGCAGCGCGCTGAGGGTGATCACTCCCCATCCCGGAGAAGCGGCTCGTTTGCTGGGGTGCTCCACAGAAGAGATTATGAACCGTCGGCTCGAGGTGGTGCGGGAACTCTCGTCCCGATTCGGTGGCTGCTGGGTTGTTCTGAAAGGCTATCAGACCGTTATTGGTCGCTGTGAAGGCCTGCTTTCCATCAATTCCTCCGGCAACCCGCACTTGGGGCAGGGCGGTAGTGGCGATGTGCTGGCGGGTTGGATCGCGGGACTCTTGAGTCAGCCGCTACTCCAGCAGGAGGTGGGGCGTACGTTGCGCTATGCCGTTTGGCGTCATGGGGCCCTAGCCGATGATCTGGAACGAAGCCGTCCGAATTGGACCATCGAGGATCTGGTTCTCTGGCCGACTGTTACCGGCATCGCTCCCGACCCACGCCCATCGGTACTTCCCGACATTCTGGAGTAA